In one Thermoplasmataceae archaeon genomic region, the following are encoded:
- the hemH gene encoding ferrochelatase, translating to MKTAILLMAYGSPTSMDDVYPYLQGIYHGRPVPEYAVHENTEKYRMVNAISPSNAILDSMISKLKNRMKEKTIGIFLGNKHWKPWISEVVKDISEEGYRDIIAVPLFPFPSHNVIDSYVDPLTTIVERIAPQTNLTVVNGISGRDEFIRMWADIIHKVETFNEPESLVLFTAHSLPNSLIDENDYDQAFKDAARKISEMSGITEYITAYQSRGKYGDSWLEPSIYDALKTVETARKTKIITVPIGFLYTHLEVLYDLDLEFGNSVREHGLRYVRTELPDTKDYCIELLYNVIREKIDGKDN from the coding sequence ATGAAAACAGCAATTCTTCTCATGGCATACGGAAGCCCAACGAGCATGGATGATGTTTATCCATATCTGCAGGGGATCTACCACGGCAGGCCTGTCCCTGAGTATGCGGTTCATGAAAACACTGAGAAATACAGAATGGTTAATGCAATCTCCCCGTCCAATGCAATTTTGGATTCAATGATATCAAAGCTTAAAAATAGAATGAAAGAGAAAACCATAGGAATTTTCCTTGGAAATAAGCACTGGAAACCGTGGATATCTGAGGTCGTCAAGGATATTTCAGAAGAGGGTTACAGAGACATTATTGCTGTCCCCCTTTTCCCGTTCCCTTCACACAATGTAATTGATTCCTATGTAGATCCTCTGACGACGATTGTGGAGAGAATTGCGCCTCAGACTAATCTCACAGTGGTCAATGGTATAAGTGGCAGGGATGAATTCATAAGGATGTGGGCTGATATCATTCATAAAGTGGAAACTTTCAATGAGCCTGAGTCGCTGGTGCTGTTCACCGCCCACAGCCTTCCGAATTCTCTCATTGATGAGAATGATTATGATCAGGCTTTTAAGGACGCTGCCAGGAAGATTTCAGAAATGTCAGGAATAACCGAATATATAACTGCATACCAGAGCAGGGGGAAATACGGGGACAGCTGGCTAGAGCCGTCCATTTATGACGCACTGAAAACTGTTGAAACTGCCAGAAAGACCAAGATAATTACCGTTCCTATTGGATTTCTGTACACGCATCTTGAGGTTCTTTACGATCTTGACCTGGAATTTGGAAATTCAGTTCGTGAACATGGTCTTCGATACGTGCGGACCGAGCTTCCAGACACCAAAGATTATTGCATAGAACTTCTTTATAATGTAATAAGGGAGAAAATAGACGGAAAAGACAATTGA
- the hemE gene encoding uroporphyrinogen decarboxylase codes for MNSFRKLMFGNIPDTIPVWFMRQAGRYLPGYMKARETMSIKDICINPEVAAEIMKEPVTKVGVDAAIVFFDILLPLESMGISVDFQESVGPLLSGQREADGKLKLNTFDRKMMKYPLNKVIEKFSEHNPETPVIGFAGGPVTLLSYVVANGADRELAMTKKYALRHEASFKENMAKLTEMVIDLLKLQISAGSVAVQIFDSWAGFYSPYQFTNLIKPYLQEIASEITGLTKTIYFTTSGGGLAGPASECGFDFLSVDWRTRLSGIERETGGSVGLQGNLDPAIAASNLESALRESRMILNDISGKEDYIFNLGHGVLPTTDFKTLRYIVEEVHSFRRRS; via the coding sequence TTGAACTCCTTTAGGAAACTAATGTTTGGGAACATCCCCGATACTATTCCAGTATGGTTCATGAGGCAGGCTGGCCGTTATCTTCCCGGCTATATGAAGGCAAGAGAAACGATGTCAATAAAGGATATCTGCATAAATCCGGAAGTTGCAGCTGAAATCATGAAAGAGCCTGTAACTAAAGTCGGGGTTGATGCAGCCATTGTTTTCTTTGATATCCTACTGCCCCTGGAATCCATGGGAATTTCAGTGGATTTCCAGGAGAGTGTTGGTCCGTTGCTCAGCGGACAGAGGGAAGCAGATGGAAAACTGAAACTCAACACATTTGATAGAAAAATGATGAAATATCCTCTGAACAAAGTAATAGAAAAATTCAGTGAACACAATCCAGAAACACCAGTAATAGGCTTCGCCGGCGGACCGGTAACACTCCTTTCATACGTCGTTGCGAACGGCGCCGACCGTGAGCTTGCCATGACCAAGAAGTACGCACTGCGACACGAAGCCTCGTTTAAAGAGAATATGGCAAAGCTTACCGAGATGGTAATTGACCTGCTAAAACTTCAGATATCAGCAGGTTCAGTTGCCGTACAGATTTTTGATAGTTGGGCTGGATTCTATTCGCCTTACCAGTTCACTAACCTGATTAAGCCGTATCTTCAGGAAATTGCGTCTGAAATTACTGGCCTTACAAAAACCATTTACTTCACGACATCGGGTGGCGGCCTTGCGGGACCTGCTTCGGAATGCGGGTTTGATTTCCTGAGTGTAGATTGGAGGACCAGGCTCAGCGGCATAGAGAGAGAAACTGGCGGAAGTGTAGGTCTCCAGGGGAATCTGGACCCTGCGATTGCAGCTTCAAATTTAGAAAGTGCCTTGCGCGAAAGCAGGATGATCCTGAATGACATCTCTGGCAAAGAAGATTATATTTTTAACCTTGGGCACGGGGTACTTCCAACCACTGATTTTAAGACCCTAAGATATATTGTTGAAGAGGTGCACAGTTTCAGGCGACGTTCATGA